The Lactuca sativa cultivar Salinas chromosome 2, Lsat_Salinas_v11, whole genome shotgun sequence genome includes a window with the following:
- the LOC111898612 gene encoding LOW QUALITY PROTEIN: probable serine/threonine-protein kinase PBL16 (The sequence of the model RefSeq protein was modified relative to this genomic sequence to represent the inferred CDS: deleted 1 base in 1 codon; substituted 1 base at 1 genomic stop codon) → MGSCWCKWKPSIYRVSSNSKSELTRDESSLARRKEEDNKLPSNPEEVEDFRRSSATNLXSFSHLMNLEKITGNFRQDHMLGGGGFGSVYKGFLKMFKRGDSANPVAVKVHDGDNSLQGHREWLAEVIFLGQLTHPNLVKLIGYCCEDEHRVLIYEYMALGSVENKLFSRVLLPLPWSTRMKIAYGAAKGLAFLHDAPKPVIYRDFKTSNILLDPDYNAKLSDFGLAKDGPVGDKTHVSTRIMGTYGYAAPEYIMTGHLTPRSDVYSYGIVLLELLTGRKSLDKSRPPREQNLADWALPLLKEKKKLLDIADPRLGDYPIKGFQKAAMLVYHCLNRNPKARPLMRDIVDSLEPLQVAPEVLSQGTTLTLIADN, encoded by the exons atgggtagctgCTGGTGTAAGTGGAAACCCTCGATATATAGAGTCTCATCAAACTCAAAATCAG AGTTGACTAGGGATGAAAGTTCATTGGCAAGAAGAAAGGAGGAAGACAATAAACTGCCGTCAAACCCTGAAGAAGTGGAAGATTTTCGTCGTAGTTCTGCAACTAACCTTTAATCGTTTTCACATTTGATGAACTTAGAAAAAATCACTGGTAATTTTAGACAAGATCACATGCTAGGTGGAGGCGGATTTGGTAGTGTTTATAAGGGTTTCTTGAAGATG TTTAAAAGAGGGGATTCAGCCAATCCGGTAGCTGTTAAAGTTCATGATGGAGATAACAGTCTGCAAGGCCATAGAGAATGGCtg GCCGAGGTTATATTTTTAGGGCAGCTTACTCATCCAAATTTAGTGAAATTGATCGGATACTGCTGTGAAGATGAGCATAGAGTCCTTATATACGAATATATGGCACTTGGAAGCGTGGAAAATAAATTATTTTCGA GGGTGTTACTTCCTCTTCCATGGTCAACTAGAATGAAGATTGCTTATGGTGCTGCAAAAGGACTTGCCTTCCTTCATGATGCACCAAAACCTGTCATATATCGTGATTTTAAAACTTCAAATATTTTGCTAGACCCG GACTATAATGCAAAACTTTCCGATTTTGGGCTAGCGAAAGATGGTCCTGTTGGAGATAAAACTCATGTTTCTACTCGCATAATGGGAACGTATGGGTATGCAGCGCCTGAGTATATTATGACAG GCCATTTGACTCCAAGAAGTGATGTTTATAGCTATGGTATCGTTCTTCTTGAACTTCTAACCGGAAGAAAATCATTGGACAAATCAAGGCCACCTCGAGAACAAAACCTTGCAGATTGGGCTCTCCCATTACTTAAGGAAAAGAAGAAGTTGCTAGACATCGCAGATCCTAGGCTAGGTGATTACCCTATCAAAGGGTTCCAAAAGGCAGCCATGCTAGTTTACCATTGCTTGAATCGTAATCCGAAAGCTAGACCACTTATGCGGGACATAGTAGATTCTTTGGAGCCGCTGCAAGTTGCACCCGAAGTTTTGTCCCAGGGAACTACCTTGACTTTGATTGCTGATAATTAA
- the LOC111898613 gene encoding pectate lyase, with protein MGKPSFLLFFTHAFLFMVSGILARTIQDEGSILGANSTRRGLHTACEATNKIDKCWRCKPDWATNRQLLADCALGFAKGTTGGKGGEIYEVTDPSDDDAVNPKPGTLRCGVTQNRPLWIIFKKDMTITLKHELVMTSDKTIDGRGACVQIANGAGITIMKVKNVIIHGIHIHHIKETPGGVIKDSDTHSGPRAKSDGDGICIFGSSKIWIDHCTLDHGADGLIDVTMGGTDVTISNCIFNDHDKVMLLGVGNELEMNMKVTVAYNKFGCGCVQRLPRCRCGFTHVVNNDYDKWQMYAIGGTDKPTILSQGNRFVAPDDKQYKQVTRRAEATEAEWKTWNWKSEHDILLNGAFFIPSGGNIQHPPGMLEVETKIPVETLTRCAGLLKCTPGQPC; from the exons ATGGGAAAACCCTCTTTCCTTCTTTTTTTCACCCATGCCTTTCTTTTTATGGTGTCGGGTATTTTAGCTAGGACCATACAAGATGAAGG CTCTATTCTTGGAGCAAATTCAACAAGGAGGGGCCTACATACCGCATGCGAAGCAACAAACAAAATAGATAAGTGCTGGAGGTGCAAACCCGATTGGGCAACAAACCGTCAATTATTAGCCGATTGCGCTCTCGGTTTTGCAAAGGGAACCACCGGCGGAAAGGGCGGAGAAATCTACGAGGTCACTGATCCTTCGGATGACGATGCTGTGAATCCAAAACCAGGGACACTTCGGTGTGGTGTTACCCAAAACAGACCTTTATGGATCATCTTCAAGAAAGATATGACGATTACACTCAAACATGAGCTTGTAATGACTAGTGACAAGACAATCGATGGTAGGGGTGCATGCGTCCAGATCGCTAATGGTGCTGGTATCACCATAATGAAGGTCAAGAACGTCATCATTCATGGGAttcacatacaccatataaaagAAACACCAGGGGGAGTGATTAAGGATTCAGATACACATTCTGGGCCAAGAGCAAAAAGCGATGGCGATGGTATCTGCATCTTTGGTTCTTCCAAGATATGGATTGACCATTGTACACTCGATCATGGTGCAGATGGGCTTATAGATGTTACAATGGGTGGCACAGACGTAACCATTTCCAATTGCATATTCAACGATCACGACAAA GTCATGTTGCTAGGGGTAGGTAATGAACTTGAAATGAACATGAAAGTCACGGTTGCATATAACAAGTTTGGTTGCGGATGTGTCCAAAGATTGCCTAGGTGTCGATGTGGTTTTACACACGTGGTTAACAATGACTATGACAAATGGCAAATGTATGCTATCGGTGGTACGGATAAACCTACCATTCTTAGCCAAGGCAACCGATTTGTGGCTCCTGATGACAAACAATACAAACAG GTGACACGAAGGGCTGAGGCCACTGAGGCAGAATGGAAGACATGGAATTGGAAATCGGAACATGATATTTTGCTAAATGGAGCTTTTTTCATACCATCAGGTGGTAATATACAACATCCCCCTGGGATGCTTGAAGTTGAGACAAAGATACCCGTTGAGACACTCACCCGTTGTGCGGGCTTACTCAAATGTACCCCTGGGCAACCTTGTTAa